Within Caulobacter segnis, the genomic segment GCGACGTAGCCGGCCGAGGCGTCCAGCGAGTCCGGATGGCGCGTGTACCTCGGCTTCATGTCCGAACCGAAGTAGCCGAAGATGACCGTGAACTTCTCGTCGTTGGTCATCGCCTTCAGCACCAGGTCGGCGCGCTGGTCGGCGGAGAGCTTGGCGTTCAGCCACGGATGGGCGGGCTTGGTCGCGGCCGGTTTCTTGGCGGCCTGCGCCAGGGCCGGGGCGACGGTCAGCGCGGAAGCCGAGGCGCCGATCAGCAGGGCGAGCGACAGGCCCCGCCAGGTCGTTCCAGTCATGTTTCCTCCGTGGTCTTGTTCTTCAGCCCCCGCGCGGCTTCGGACCGCGTCGGGGGAGGGGTCTTAAGGTCGTCTCCGGGGCGGCGCGCCGCTCCGGGCTGGACCCGTGGACTCGCGCACCACCAGGCTGTGCTGCGCGAGGAAGGGGGTGTTGGTCTTGCCGGCGCCCTCGTTGGCGCTCCAGGCGGCGAAGGTCTGCATCGCGCGCAGGGCCATCTGCTCGAACGGCTGGCGGATGGTGGTCAGGGTCGGCCAGATGACGCCGGCGATCGGGGCGTCGTCGAAGCCGACCACCGAGATGTCGTCGGGGATCCGCAGGCCCCGGCGCTGGGCCTCCATGCAGGTGGCGGCGGCCATGTCGTCGTTGGCGGCGAAGATGGCGGTCGGCGGCTCGTCGATGTCCAGCAGCGTCTGGGCCGCGTCGAGGCCGGTCTTGAAGGTGAACTCGCCCTGCACGATCAGCTCGGGCGACGGACGCGGCAGGCCGCGCGCGGCGTAGGCCTCGAAGAAGCCGTTGCGGCGGTGGGTGCTGGCGGCGTGGTCCGGATGGCCGGCGATGTGGCCGATGCGGGTGTGGCCCAGCGAGAACAGGTGCTCGACCACCTCGCGGGCGGCGGCGCGATCGTCCATGCCGATGGCCGGGAACTGCGGATCGGGCGTGGTGGGCGTGATCAGCACGCAGCGCACCTCGAGCTCGCGCATCAGCTCCTTCATCGGACCGAAGTCGCATTCGGGCGGCAGCAGGATCATCTCGCGGATGCCCCCGTCGCGGACGAAGGCGCGGACGCGGTCGGCCCAGCCGGGGATCGGCCCTTCGCTGAGATCGACCGACAGGTGGCGGCCGGTCTCGACGCAGGCCAGCAGCAGGGCGTGGTGGACGCGGGTGTGATAGCCGCCGGACGGGTCGCCCATCAGCACGCCGACCGAGCCGGAGCCTTGCGAGCGCAGGCTGCGGGCCACGGCGCTGGGCTGGTAGCCGAGGTCGTTCATGGCCGCGCGGACGCGATCGCGCGTCTTGGCGCTGACGCTGTCGTGATCGTTGAGAACGCGGGAGACGGTCTTGGGCGAAACGCCCGCCCGTTCGGCCACGTCGTTGATCGTCGTCATCGGTCCCCGCACCCGCTCAACCGCCAAGCTTGCCGGCGCACCCCATCAGCGAAAGGCGGCGCCCGCAAGGCGGCGAACGCCTGAAGGCATAGTCCATGTTGTCCTGACTGTCATGTCCTCAGGACATAAATGGGTCAGAAAATATCGCTTATCGGGACAATTTAGGGACATTTTCGGAGCCGGAATCGCGTGTTTCCTGAGCTCAGAATATCCACCTACGGTGACCGCGATACATTGTGGAGATCGTGCGAAGAGACCGGTACCATTTCTAAAAAAATCAATAAAAACAATGCAAAAGCGATCCGTTGCCTGCGCGCGAGGCGAGAGTTTGGGTCTTTCGGGCGCGCCAGGGGTTGAGTTTTGGGGCGCCGGAAGCCCTCGCGGTCCAGAAATGACAACGTTGACATTATTGTTGACTTGGCCGGGACATTTGACGAATGTGACGGCGTTCGATGAAGGCTGCGGGGCTGGAATCGGATGTCCAGGCGCCGGGGCCGCCGAAGGATTTGGACAGTCGCTGGACAGGCGGCCGGACAAAGCCAGCAAAGCCTCGACCGTTCCTTGACGACCGCCGGCAAGAGCGGCGGCACGGGGTGCGGACGGCAGGCCAATAAGAACGACTATTTGGGGAGCGAGGAATTGTCACAGGAAGCAAGGAAAGCCGTGCTCAAGCGCGGCCTGACGCTGGCGCTGGTCGCCGGCGCGTCGCAACTGGCCCTGGCCAGCGGGGCCTTCGCCCAGGACGGCGGTAGCGACTCCGCCCAGGTCGAGGAAATCGTCGTCACCGGGATCCGGGGCTCGCAGCTGAAGTCGGTCGACATCAAGCGCAAGCAGACCGCCATGGTCGACGCCATCTCGGCCGAGGACATCGGCAAGCTGCCGGACATCACCATCGCCGACTCGCTGCAGCGCATCTCCGGCGTGCAGATTCAGCGCGACGCCGGCGAAGGCAAGACCGTCAACATCCGCGGCTTGGCCCAGGTCATCACCCTGCTGAACGGCGAACAGTATCTCAGCGCCGGCAACATGGGCTCGGCCCAGCCGAACCTGCTGGACGTGCCCTCGCAGCTGATGAACCAGGTGCTGGTCTACAAGTCGACCGACCCGCGCAACGCGCTGTCGGGCATCTCGGGCACGCTGGACCTGCGCACGCGTCGACCGTTCCAGTTCGCCGACGGCTTCAGCATGGCTGGCGGGCTGGAAGGCCAGCGCGGCGACCGCACCAAGGAGAACGACTACCTCCTGAACGGTCTGGTCAACTGGCGTAACGACAATGTCGGCCTGATGATCTCGGCCACCGGCAGCAAGTCGAACCTGGGTAATAACTCTTCGGGCGTCGTCGGCCTGTCGGGCAACAACGACTGGGGCGGCGCGGCGGCCAACAACTGGGTCTCGCCGCACGGCTACGAAAGCTTCAACCGCGTCGTCGAGCGCAAGCGCCTGGGCGTGAACGCCTCGTTCGAAGCGCACATCGGCGAAGGCTTCACCCTGATCGCCGAGGGCTTCTACGCCAAGCTGGACGAGTACAACCGCGGCGCCGGCATCAACATCTCCAACCGCTGGGACGGCGGCGCCTTCGGCGTCTGGAACCAGCCCACCGTATTCCAGAACGCCGGGGTGGTGAACCCGTCGAACGGCCGTCCGTGGGTCGCCGTCGACGAGTACGACATCGACGCCTGGTGGGTGAACTCGTTCACCGTCAACCGAACGACCAAGTCGACCTCGAAGAACTACAACCTTGAGCTCAACTACGACAACGGCGGCAAGTTCACCTTCGAGGCCCGCGCCATCCGCGCCGACGGCCACCGTCTCAGCATGAACGGCCAGGTGCAGGGCGACCTCAGCAACTGGCAGTACGGGCCGGGCCGCTTCAACCTGTTCCGCGACGCCAACGACCGCACCCGCGGACCGTTCTATCCGAAGGGGATCTGCGACCAGTATCCGGCCGCGCAACGCTCGAACGCCGTCGTCGGCAGCGCCGGCGGCTGTTATCTGAACCCGAACCCGCTGGGCTACGGCCAGAACCCGCAACTGCACTACAACATCAGCGGCGACCATCCGGTGTGGAGCGGCTTCGACCGTCCGATCAGCGGCGGCCTGGGCGCGGGCAAGTCGCTCAAGGACTACATGGCCAACAAGGACAGCTACGCCGTCGCGGCGTTCTCGTCCGAGGGCAACAACGAAGTCGACTCGGACATGAACGTGTTCCGCGCCGACGGCCACTACAAGTTCGACGAGAAGCTGCTGGGCTTCATCACCAAGGTCGACGGCGGGGTGCGCTTCAGCGACCGCTCGGTCAGCGTCGAGCAGTTCCACCTGTTCTCCAGCTTCTACGGCGGCACGCCGGGCGCGGTGCAGATGGACGGCTCGCCGGTGCCGGCCTCAGGCTGCGAGGCCCAGTGGAAGGCCATCGACGTCGTGATGAACCAGGCCCAGTGCCAGGCGGGCGAGTTCGTGCCCGATCCGATCTCGGGCCTGCCGGTGTTCCAAGGTTATACGGTCAACCGGCCGACCAAGCTGTCGACCTATAACAACGTCATCTGGGTCGACGACCTGGGCGGCGTCACCTCGGGCATCCCTGGCTTCTGGACCGTCGACCCGCGCGACTTCGACAATGTCGAGGCCTTCCACAAGAAGGTGTTCGGCGGCGCGATCCGCGTCACGGTCCCGGGCCAGACCTACGACGTGACCCTGAAGGAGGAGAGCGCCTATGGCGCGGCCAACTTCGAGATCGGGGCGCTGCACGGGGATGTCGGTCTGCACGTGATCCAGACCGAACTGACCGTGAAGCAGAACCTGACCGGCGACACCCGTAGCTATGGCGACACCAACGCCGACGCGGGCGACCAGGTCACCAAGCGCAAGTACACCGACTGGCTGCCGTCGGTGAACGCGGTCTACGACGTCAACGAGCACATCAAGCTGCGCGCCGCCTACGCCAAGACCATGCAGCCGCTGGACCTGGGCAGCTATGGCGGCGGCCTGAAGATCAACACCGCTGATTGCGGCTGCGCACAGAATATCCGCATCGTCACCAGCGCCAACGCCGACGGCAACCCGAACCTGAATCCATGGCGGGCCTCGAACTTCGACGTCGCCGCCGAGTACTATTTCGGCTCGGCCTCGATGCTGAACATCTCGGCCTTCAAGATGAAGATCGACAGCTTCGTCACCGGCGGCCAAACGACCGGCCGCTTCCCCGACCAAGATGGCGTCATCCGCCGCACGGTCAACGTCTCCCTCCCGATCCAGGGCGACGGCGGTTCGGTCAAGGGCCTGGAAGTCGGCGCTAAGCTGGCCTTCAGCGACATCATCCCGGACATGGGCCTGCTGTCGAACTTCGGCGTTGACACCAACTACACCTACTCGCCCAGCCACGAGAGCCGCCTGGACCTGGAGAAGAAGGAGATCCCGTTCTTCGACAACTCCAAGCACCAGTTCAACCTGATCGGCTGGTACCAGGACGACAAGCTGCAGGCCCGCGTGGCCTACAACTACCGCACCGCGCGCCTGTCCGGCACGATGGGCGGCGGCACGGACAGCAACAACGTCTCCTACGTGATCCCGATCATGCAGAAGGCCACGGGCTATGTGGACGTGAACGTCAGCTACAACGTCCGCGACAACGTCACGGTCTACTTCAACGGGTCGAACGTCACCGGCGAGATCGAGGATTACTACCTGCGCTTCGCCAAGGGTAAGACCCAGTACGCCAACCAGAACGAGTTCGAGCCCCGCTATACGCTGGGCGTCCGGGCTCGCTGGTAGCCAATCCCTCTCCTCCTGCGGCCGCCGTGGAGTTCCACGGCGGCCATCTTTTCTGGGGGCGGGACCTGTCGGGCGCGGCGCCGAGCCGTTAGCCTGGACCAACCGGACGCCAGATCCGGGATGTGAAGACCTCTTGGGGAGCGGTCCGATGCAGGACAACAGGATCCGCAAGCTCGTGATCGTCGGCGGTGGGACCGCCGGCTGGATGGCGGCCGCGGCGCTGCGCCGGCACTTCCAGGGCGGTCCTCTGGAGATCACCCTGGTCGAGAGCTCCGAGATCGGCACGATCGGGGTGGGCGAGGCGACCATCCCCACCATCCGTGGCTTCTACCAGCAGCTGGGGCTGAGCGACATCGAGGTGATGCAGGCCACCCAGGCGACCTGCAAGCTGGGCATCCGCTTCAACGGCTGGACCCGAGAGGGCCAGTCTTTCATCCATCCGTTCGGCCTGTTCGGCCAGGACCTGCGAGGCGTCCCGTTCCATCACTATTGGCGCAAGCTGGCGCAGGCGGGCGAGCCGACCGACCTTCAGGACTACTCGCTGGGCGCGTCCCTGGCGGCCGCAGGCAAGTTCATGGCCCCGCCGCGCAACCCGACCTCCAGCCTTGGGATCTTCGATTGGGCCCTGCATTTCGACGCGGGGCTGTTCGCCCAGCTGATGCGCCGGGTGGCCGAGGACAACGGCGTGCGCCGGATCGACGCCAGGGTCACCCAGGTCAACCTGCGCCCCGAGGACGGCTTCGTCGCCTCGCTGGATCTGCACACCGGCGAGACGGTCGAGGGCGACCTCTTCATCGACTGCTCGGGCTTCCGGGGTCTCCTGATCGAGGAGGCCCTTGGGACCGGTTACGAGCCCTGGAACGACATGCTGTTCTGCGACCGCGCCTACGCCGTGCAGAGCGAGGGTGTCGGTGATCCGGCGCCCTACACGGACGTCACCGCCCACAGCGCGGGCTGGCGCTGGCGCATCCCGCTGCAGCACCGCTACGGCAACGGCTATGTCTACTCCTCGCGCCATATCAGCGACGAGGCCGCCCTGGCCGAGCTGAAGGCGGCCGTGCCCGATCCGTTGCTGTTCGAGCCGCGCCAGATCCGCTTCAACCCCGGCCGCCGCAAGCGGGTGTGGAACAAGAACGTCATCGCCCTGGGTCTGGCGTCAGGCTTCCTGGAGCCGCTGGAAAGCACCTCGATCGCCCTGATCGAGACGGGCATCGACAAGATCAAGGCGCTGTTCCCGGACCGCGACTTCGCGCCCGAACTGATCGACGAGTTCAACGACTGGTCGCGGCGCGAGATGGAGCGGGTGCGCGACTTCATCATCCTGCACTACTGGGCCAACAAGAGAGGCGACGCGGCCTTCTGGCGCGACTGCAACGCCATCACCCTGCCCGACACGCTCCAGCGCAAGGTGGACCTGTTCCGCCAGCGAGGCCACTTCGTCCGCTACCGCTGGGAGATGTTCCAGCCGGCCAGCTGGATGGCGATCTACGCCGGCTTCGAACTGCTGCCCGACATGGTCGACCCGGCGCTGGACGGCGTCGATCCCAAGTCACTCAGCGCGCCCCTGGCCGAAATGCGCAAGGCCATTCGCGAGGTGGTGGCTTCGGCCCCGCCGCACGGCGCCTTTCTCGAACAGTACTGCCGTCCGGCCGCCATGGCCGCGCAGTAGGAATTGCGATCATGACCACGACCAATCCCAACGCCATCAAGAAGATCGTCATCGTCGGCGGCGGCTCGGCCGGCTGGATCTCGGCGGCGATGCTCAGCCACTACTTCCAGAAGGGGGCTGCCCAAGGGGGCTGCGACGTCGAGCTGATCGAGTCCGAGGAGATTGGCACCATCGGGGTCGGCGAGTCGACGATCCCGCCGTTCCTGCAGCTGATCGCCAGCCTCGGCGTCGACGAGCGCGAATTCATCCAGGCCACCCAGGCCAGCTTCAAGCTGGGCATCCGCTTCGAGGACTGGAAGGTCAAGGACGAGCACTACTACCATCCGTTCGGCGCCATCGGCGGCCCGATCGGCCCGCACGAATTCTATCAGTGCTGGCTGCGCGCCAAGGCCAACGGCCACCCGTCGAATCTGCAGGACTTCGCGCCCGGCACGGTGATGGCCGACCAGTGGAAGTTCATGCTGCCGTTCAAGGCGCAGCGGACGCTGATCGCCGGCGCCAGCTACGCCCTGCACATCGACGCGCGACTGATCGCCAAGTTCCTGCGCGACTTCGCCGAGACGCGCGGCGTCAAGCGCACCGAGGGCATCGTCACCGACGTGGTCACCCGCCCCGACGGCGGCGTCCAGAAGGTGATCCTGAAGGACGGCCGCGAGGTCGCGGGCGACCTGTTCATCGACTGCTCCGGCCTCCGCGCCCTGCTGATCGGCAAGGCGCTGGAGACGCCCTATGTCGACTGGGCGGACATGCTGCTGTGCGACCGGGCGGTGGTGGTGCAGACCCAGAACGTCGGTGACCCCCACCCCTACACCCTGTCGCGGGCCGAGGACGCCGGCTGGCGCTGGCGCATCCCGCTGCAGCACCGGGCGGGCAACGGCTATGTGTTCTGCTCCAGGTTCCTCAGCGACGACGAGGCCCGCGCCACCCTGGTGAAGAACCTGGAAGGCGAGGCGCTGATGAACCCGATGTTCATCCCGTTCAAGACGGGCATGCGCCAGCAGCTCTGGAACAAGAACGTGGTGGCCGTCGGCCTGGCGGGAGGCTTCATCGAGCCGCTGGAATCGACGGCCCTGCACCTGATCTATCGCGGCATGGACTTCCTGCTGCGGTTCTTCCCGGACCGCGACTGCGACCCGGCGTTGGCGGCCGAATACAATCGCCGCATGACCGCCGACTACGAAGAGATCCGCGATTTCATCGTGCTGCACTACTGCACCAGCCAGCGCGACGACACGCCGTTCTGGAGAGCGGTCCGCGAGGCCCCGATCCCCGACAGCCTGCGCGAGCGGATCGAGCTCTTCAAGGCGCACGGCGCGCTGCGCGAGGGCGTCGACCAGATGTTCCGCGACCCGTCCTGGCAGTCGGTGATGGAGGGCATGGGCGTGCGCCCGCGCCGCTACCAGCAGCTGGCCGACACTGTGCCCTACGAGGTGATCGCCCAGACCCTGGACCAGTCCGCGCCGATGCTGGCCAGCCAGGTCGCGGGCCTGCCCAGCCACGGCCAGTTCCTGGCCCAGAACTGTCCGGCGCCGCCCCCGGAAGCGGTGACGGCGCCCTTCAAGACGGTGGCCTAACCCAGCACCGCCGCCGCCTCGTCCAGGCCGCGCTTGCGGGCGGCGTCGGCGGGGGTGTCGTCCTTGCCGTTGCGCGCGCGTGGATCCGCCCCGCGCGCCAGCAGCAGGCGGGCGACCGCCACGGCGTCGTCCTCGTCGTCGGGCAGGCAGAACAGCACCGTCGGCGCGTCGCCGGGCAGAACCTCGCTTATCCGCTGGGGCTCGGCGTCCAGCACGGCGGCCAGGCGGTCCAGCCGCGCCTGGCTGGCCAAGGCGCGGACGTCGCGACTGATCGGGGCCAGGCGATCGGCCAGATGGGGCTGGCCCAGCACGACCGCCCAACTGAGCGGCGTGCCGCCCCAGCGCCGCTCGCGCGCGTCGACGTCGGCGCCGGCCGCCAGCAGATGCTCGACCGCTTCCAGCGAGCCGGACTGCACGGCGCGATGCAGGGGCGTGATCCCTTGGTGGTCGCCGGCGCCGACATCGACGCCCAAGGCCAGCAGCAGGGCCACGGCCGGGGCGTTGCCGTGCTCGGCGGCGGACAGCAGGGGCCGGGGCGAACGGATCACCTCGGGCCGGGCGGCGACCAGGGCGCGGGCTCCAGCCTCATCGCCGCGCGCCGCCAGGGCCTGAAGCGCGTCGACACCGTTCAGGGCGACCGGCGTCGCGCCGTGGGCTTCCAGCAGGTCGGCCATCGCCGTGAAGCCCGACAGCCGGGCGACCGCCAGGACGGGCCGCTTCTCGTAGGCGTGCGGCGTGTCGGCGTCGGCTCCGCGTTCCAGCAGCCATTGGGCGCGCAGCAGGTGGTTCTGGCCGACCGCGTTGCCCAGCAGATAGTTCAGCGTCGAGCAGCCCAGGTGCTCACCCAGCCGTCCGGGGCCCTTCACGCGCCATTCGTCGAGCTTTCCGGCGACCTCGGCCTGACGCCACAGCAGCTCGTACCAGTGGGTGTCGTGGCCGACGATCGAGACGTTGTACAGCGACTGGGAGTCGTAGGCCTCGGCCCCGGCCTCGACCAGCAGGGCGACCAAGGCCTCGGCCTGCGGATGGCTGGGCTTGGCGCCTTCGCCCAGGCCGATGGCGCCGGTCAGCACCTTGAACGGCGTCTCCCAGTCGTCCGTGAAGCCGAAGTTCGGGTCCGATCCGGCCTCCAGCAGGCGACGGGCGATCGCCAGGCCGTTGGCGTCATCCAGGCGGCCGTAGGTGACATGGGCCAGGGCGGTCCAGCCGCGCACCGGATCGACGCGTCGGACGGCCTGCGGATCGCGGGCCAGATGTCGTTCGACGGTTTCCAGATCGCCGGCCGCCGCCGCCGTGAACAGGCTGTCGCGCGCCAGGTCTGGATAGCGCTTGAGGATCCGCCGGGCGATGGCCGGCTGGCCGTCCCAACCGTGGCGCAGGATCTGTTCGATCCTTTGGCCGCGCGTCTGGCGTTCGATGGCCAGGTCGTCGAGGGCGGCCTTCAGGGCGATCCAGCTCTCCTGTCCGTACTCCAGGGCCAGGGCGTGCTGGACGTCGCGCAGACCAGGTTCGGTCGGGGCCTTGGGCCAGGCGACCGACAGCCGCGATCGGGCGGCGGGATCGCCGGCGCGCAGGGCTTTCAGCCACCGCTTGGCGTCCTTGCGCAGGGTCTCGAGTTCAGTTTTGGGCGTGAGCGCGCGGCTCATGGCAAACCTTCCTTCCCATGGCCGAGCGTCCGCTTACGAAGGGCCGGAAGAAGGCTCGTAAGACCAAGAAGGTTGAGCTGGATGGGAGTATTCTCCCTTGCCGCGGACAGGTGGCGCTCCAGAAGCGCGCTGGGGTCATCAAAAGCCCAGCGCGCCCGGTCCGTCAACTGGCGGCTAGACCCGCTTCATCGAGAGGATCTTCACGGGCGGGTTCAGGATCTGGCCCTTCATCGACGGGACGTTGGTCGGACCGTCGGTGCGGCCGGCCAGGATCTTCCTGACGACGTCCATGCCCTGGACCACGTAGCCGAACACCGCGTAGCCCTGGGCCGCGTCGGACTTGCCCGGCTTGGCGTCCAGATAGGGCTGGGGGCTGGCGCAGATGAAGAAATCGGCCGTGGCCGACCCCGGCGCGTCGCGGCCCATCGAGACGGCGCCGGTGGTGTGCTTGAGGCCGGTCTTCAGCGTGCTCTCGTGGGCGATCGGCGGGGCGCGGCGGGAATAGGGCTTGGGCTGGCCCTGGATCGAACCCGCGCCCGGCGCGCCCTTGGCCCGGTTGGCGCGGAAGAACTGCCCGCCGTCGAAGCGATGCCGGTCGACATAGGCCAGGAAGTTGGCCGCCGTGATCGGGGCCTTCTTGTCCTCCAGCTCGACGACGATGGTCCCCTTGTCGGTCTCGATAGCCACGCGCGGCTTACCGGCGGCCAGGGCCGGAGAGGCCGCCCCCATGAACGCGGGGAGCGCGGCCAGGGCGCCGATCAGGGCGCGGCGGGCGATCTTGGAAACGGTCATGGCGGCTCCTGGTCTGGTCGGGCCGTTATGGCGCCTCGCCGCCGCGCCCGACAAGGTTGACGTCGCGTCCCCGGGCGTCGCGGGGGCGTGCAGGCTTCCCCAGGAAAAAGTGACCGCTACAGATTTCCTCGGTCGCAATAGTCGCGTTCGTCGAGTTAGGGTCTGCCGACTGGCGACCGCGGGGGACACGCGGCGTGTTTGAGGGAAGGGACTAAGCGTATGGGGGCTGATAGCCAAGCCGCGCCCGGCCAGATGAAGGCGGGGAAGGGGCGCGACGCGCTGGTGATCGGAGCATCGTCGCTCGGCACCGTGTTCGAGTGGTACGACTTCTATCTCTACGGCTCGCTGGCCGTGATCATCACGGGCCACTTCTTCTCGGGCGTCAACGAGACGACCGGCTTCATCCTGGCGCTGCTGGCCTTCGCCGCCGGCTTCGCGATCCGGCCGCTGGGCGCGGTGATCTTCGGGCGCCTGGGCGACATCTGGGGCCGCAAGAACACCTTCCTAATCACCATGCTGCTGATGGGGATCTCGACCTTCGTCGTCGGCCTGCTGCCATCCTACGCCCAGATCGGCGTCGTCGCGCCGATCGCCCTGATCGTCATGCGCTTGGTGCAGGGCCTGGCCCTGGGCGGCGAGTATGGCGGCGCGGCGACCTATGTCGCGGAACACGCGCCCGAGGGGCGTCGCGGCTTCTACACCAGCTGGATCCAGACCACGGCGACGGTGGGCCTGTTCCTGTCGCTGCTGGTCATACTGGCGACCCGCACCTGGCTGGGCGAGGAGACCTTCAAGACCTGGGGCTGGCGCATCCCGTTCCTGGTCTCGCTGCTGCTGCTGGGCGTATCGCTGTGGATCCGCCTGAAGCTGCACGAGAGCCCGACCTTCCAGAAGATGATCGCCGAGGGCAAGGGCACCAAGAAGCCGCTGGCCGAGGCCTTCGGCGACTGGAAGAACCTCAGGATCGTGCTGCTGTCGCTGGTCGGCCTGACCATGGGCCAGGCGGTGGTCTGGTACACCGGCCAGTTCTACGCTCAGTTCTTCCTCGAGAAGACGCTGAAACTGGACGGCGCCTTGGCTAATACGCTGATCGCCACCAGCCTGCTGATCGGCACGCCGTTCTTCGTGTTCTTCGGCTGGCTCTCGGACAAGATCGGCCGCAAGTGGATCATCATCGTCGGCTGCGTGCTGGCGGCCGCCACCTATTTCCCGATCTTCAAGGGCATCACGACCTACGCTAACCCGGCGCTGGCCCACGCCGAGGCTTCGGCGCCCGTCGTGGTCTCGGCCGATCCGGCCACCTGCGCCTTCCAGTTCGACCCCGTCGGCAAGGCCAAGTTCAACACGCCTTGCGACGTGGCCAAGGCCTATCTGGCCAAGGCCGGCGTCAGCTACAGCACCCACGACGCTTCGGCCGGCGCGGCGACCTCGGTCCAGGTGGGGGGCGTGACGCTCGAGGGTTTTGACGCCAAGGGCGCGACCGGCAAGGCCTTCGCAGACGGTCGCAAGGCCTGGGAGGCCGACCTGGGCGCCCAGCTGAAGGCCGCCGGCTATCCGGCCAAGGCCGACCCGGCCCTGGTGAACAAGCCCGCCGTGATCGGCCTGCTGGCCCTGCTGGTGCTCTATGTGACCATGGTCTACGGCCCGATCGCGGCCATGCTGGTCGAGCTGTTCCCGACCCGGATCCGCTACACGGCCATGTCGCTGCCCTATCACATCGGCAACGGCTGGTTCGGCGGCTTCCTGCCCACGACGGCCTTCGCCATCGTGGCCGCCACCGGGAACATCTATTCGGGTCTCTGGTATCCGGTGATCATCGCCGCGGTGACCGCTGTTATCGGTGGTCTGTTCCTGAAGGATACGCGGCACAACGCGATCGAAGACTAGGCATTCGACCCTCCGCGACCCGGTGACGATGGCGTCACCGGGTTGCCTTCCCGGCGCTAATCCGATTGGTTGCGCGCCGAGGGGAGCGTTGATGGCTCAAGACGACGAAGACAGGCGCGCCTGGTTTCGGCGGGAAATCCTGCCGCTGGAGCCGGACCTGCTGGCCTATGCGCGGCGGTTCTGCCGTGACGGACAGACCGATCCCGAGGACCTGGTCCACGAGACGTTCGCGCGCGCCATCGCCTGCAAGACCTGGCGCGAAATCGGCAATCCGGGCGCCTTCGCCACCCGCATCCTGCGCAACTGCGCCCTGGACGCGCTGCGCCGCCGCAAGGTGCTGACCATCACCGCCGT encodes:
- a CDS encoding tryptophan halogenase family protein; translated protein: MQDNRIRKLVIVGGGTAGWMAAAALRRHFQGGPLEITLVESSEIGTIGVGEATIPTIRGFYQQLGLSDIEVMQATQATCKLGIRFNGWTREGQSFIHPFGLFGQDLRGVPFHHYWRKLAQAGEPTDLQDYSLGASLAAAGKFMAPPRNPTSSLGIFDWALHFDAGLFAQLMRRVAEDNGVRRIDARVTQVNLRPEDGFVASLDLHTGETVEGDLFIDCSGFRGLLIEEALGTGYEPWNDMLFCDRAYAVQSEGVGDPAPYTDVTAHSAGWRWRIPLQHRYGNGYVYSSRHISDEAALAELKAAVPDPLLFEPRQIRFNPGRRKRVWNKNVIALGLASGFLEPLESTSIALIETGIDKIKALFPDRDFAPELIDEFNDWSRREMERVRDFIILHYWANKRGDAAFWRDCNAITLPDTLQRKVDLFRQRGHFVRYRWEMFQPASWMAIYAGFELLPDMVDPALDGVDPKSLSAPLAEMRKAIREVVASAPPHGAFLEQYCRPAAMAAQ
- a CDS encoding LacI family DNA-binding transcriptional regulator, which gives rise to MTTINDVAERAGVSPKTVSRVLNDHDSVSAKTRDRVRAAMNDLGYQPSAVARSLRSQGSGSVGVLMGDPSGGYHTRVHHALLLACVETGRHLSVDLSEGPIPGWADRVRAFVRDGGIREMILLPPECDFGPMKELMRELEVRCVLITPTTPDPQFPAIGMDDRAAAREVVEHLFSLGHTRIGHIAGHPDHAASTHRRNGFFEAYAARGLPRPSPELIVQGEFTFKTGLDAAQTLLDIDEPPTAIFAANDDMAAATCMEAQRRGLRIPDDISVVGFDDAPIAGVIWPTLTTIRQPFEQMALRAMQTFAAWSANEGAGKTNTPFLAQHSLVVRESTGPARSGAPPRRRP
- a CDS encoding TonB-dependent receptor — protein: MSQEARKAVLKRGLTLALVAGASQLALASGAFAQDGGSDSAQVEEIVVTGIRGSQLKSVDIKRKQTAMVDAISAEDIGKLPDITIADSLQRISGVQIQRDAGEGKTVNIRGLAQVITLLNGEQYLSAGNMGSAQPNLLDVPSQLMNQVLVYKSTDPRNALSGISGTLDLRTRRPFQFADGFSMAGGLEGQRGDRTKENDYLLNGLVNWRNDNVGLMISATGSKSNLGNNSSGVVGLSGNNDWGGAAANNWVSPHGYESFNRVVERKRLGVNASFEAHIGEGFTLIAEGFYAKLDEYNRGAGINISNRWDGGAFGVWNQPTVFQNAGVVNPSNGRPWVAVDEYDIDAWWVNSFTVNRTTKSTSKNYNLELNYDNGGKFTFEARAIRADGHRLSMNGQVQGDLSNWQYGPGRFNLFRDANDRTRGPFYPKGICDQYPAAQRSNAVVGSAGGCYLNPNPLGYGQNPQLHYNISGDHPVWSGFDRPISGGLGAGKSLKDYMANKDSYAVAAFSSEGNNEVDSDMNVFRADGHYKFDEKLLGFITKVDGGVRFSDRSVSVEQFHLFSSFYGGTPGAVQMDGSPVPASGCEAQWKAIDVVMNQAQCQAGEFVPDPISGLPVFQGYTVNRPTKLSTYNNVIWVDDLGGVTSGIPGFWTVDPRDFDNVEAFHKKVFGGAIRVTVPGQTYDVTLKEESAYGAANFEIGALHGDVGLHVIQTELTVKQNLTGDTRSYGDTNADAGDQVTKRKYTDWLPSVNAVYDVNEHIKLRAAYAKTMQPLDLGSYGGGLKINTADCGCAQNIRIVTSANADGNPNLNPWRASNFDVAAEYYFGSASMLNISAFKMKIDSFVTGGQTTGRFPDQDGVIRRTVNVSLPIQGDGGSVKGLEVGAKLAFSDIIPDMGLLSNFGVDTNYTYSPSHESRLDLEKKEIPFFDNSKHQFNLIGWYQDDKLQARVAYNYRTARLSGTMGGGTDSNNVSYVIPIMQKATGYVDVNVSYNVRDNVTVYFNGSNVTGEIEDYYLRFAKGKTQYANQNEFEPRYTLGVRARW
- a CDS encoding tryptophan halogenase family protein; amino-acid sequence: MTTTNPNAIKKIVIVGGGSAGWISAAMLSHYFQKGAAQGGCDVELIESEEIGTIGVGESTIPPFLQLIASLGVDEREFIQATQASFKLGIRFEDWKVKDEHYYHPFGAIGGPIGPHEFYQCWLRAKANGHPSNLQDFAPGTVMADQWKFMLPFKAQRTLIAGASYALHIDARLIAKFLRDFAETRGVKRTEGIVTDVVTRPDGGVQKVILKDGREVAGDLFIDCSGLRALLIGKALETPYVDWADMLLCDRAVVVQTQNVGDPHPYTLSRAEDAGWRWRIPLQHRAGNGYVFCSRFLSDDEARATLVKNLEGEALMNPMFIPFKTGMRQQLWNKNVVAVGLAGGFIEPLESTALHLIYRGMDFLLRFFPDRDCDPALAAEYNRRMTADYEEIRDFIVLHYCTSQRDDTPFWRAVREAPIPDSLRERIELFKAHGALREGVDQMFRDPSWQSVMEGMGVRPRRYQQLADTVPYEVIAQTLDQSAPMLASQVAGLPSHGQFLAQNCPAPPPEAVTAPFKTVA